The Urbifossiella limnaea genome has a window encoding:
- a CDS encoding delta-60 repeat domain-containing protein, with product MKRRPHPADRIGLERLEAREVPAAAGTFDPSFGVAGVSPDLGGAAAVVVDPLGRVVLAGTADGAGGHDFLVTRLNPDGTPDTTFGTGGTAAVDIAGGDDVAAAVALDAAGRVVVAGVSTTGDLGRFAVARLTAAGAPDPTFGTGGTVAFHVAAGATDTATGVAVDPADGGVVVGGYTTTGTISRFAAARLTSAGILDAGFGGGGVTSFTIRGADNEKAFDLALDPAGRIVLAGQSWNIVAFADLEASVARLSPAGALDATFAGDGTARLSGMDWANAVDTDPAGNVYATGAKFLLSTVLVVSKRTATGAPDPTFHGGSFSGNLPGITANHFVGTGVAVQPDGKVVVIGVDSAGEVFRLTAAGDLDPTFDPGGSRPNIASLSPIVGPARVVVAPGGTIVAAGTTNAGTGKAVRLLGAATAEDLAASGTADGRAAVYTADPTTGAIPGGPAATPIVFPGFAGAVRVATGDVNGDGVDDTVLATGPGTPVRFAVVSGTDHTTVLVGPTDPFGDPNFTGGLFAAAGDLDRDGRADLVFTPDQGGGPRVVIFSLPAGAAPVLRASFFGIDDSNFRGGARPAVGDVFPDGTPDLVVAAGFGGGPRVALFDGRTVFDTPTRLRNDFFAFPGADAATLRNGVYLAAGDIDGDGAADLVFGGGPGGAPRVRALSGQVLLNANLESAEMSPLMDFFVAGDSSARGGVRVAATDLDNDRRADVVAGSGEGSPSRVRVYLGRNITGPAEPAAFQDLDPFGAILPGGVYVG from the coding sequence ATGAAACGGCGACCACACCCGGCGGACCGGATCGGGCTGGAGCGGCTGGAGGCGCGAGAGGTTCCGGCCGCGGCCGGAACCTTCGACCCGAGCTTCGGGGTCGCCGGGGTCAGCCCGGACCTGGGCGGGGCGGCCGCGGTCGTCGTGGACCCGCTCGGCCGGGTGGTCCTCGCCGGGACCGCGGACGGGGCCGGGGGGCACGACTTCCTGGTCACCCGGCTGAACCCGGACGGCACCCCGGACACGACGTTTGGGACCGGCGGCACCGCGGCCGTCGACATCGCCGGCGGGGACGACGTGGCGGCCGCCGTCGCCCTCGACGCGGCCGGCCGGGTGGTGGTGGCCGGCGTCTCCACCACCGGCGACCTCGGCCGGTTCGCGGTCGCCCGGCTGACCGCGGCCGGTGCCCCGGACCCGACGTTCGGGACGGGCGGGACGGTCGCATTCCACGTCGCGGCGGGGGCGACCGACACCGCCACCGGGGTGGCCGTGGACCCGGCCGACGGCGGGGTGGTGGTCGGCGGGTACACCACGACCGGCACGATCAGCCGGTTCGCCGCCGCCCGGCTCACGTCGGCCGGCATCCTGGACGCCGGGTTCGGAGGCGGCGGGGTGACGTCGTTCACCATCCGCGGTGCGGACAACGAGAAGGCGTTCGACCTGGCCCTGGACCCCGCCGGCCGGATCGTCCTCGCCGGGCAGTCGTGGAACATCGTGGCTTTCGCCGACCTGGAGGCCTCGGTCGCCCGGCTCTCCCCGGCCGGGGCCCTCGACGCGACGTTCGCCGGGGACGGGACGGCCCGGCTGAGCGGGATGGACTGGGCGAACGCGGTGGACACCGACCCGGCCGGGAACGTGTACGCGACCGGGGCCAAGTTCCTGCTCTCCACCGTCCTCGTTGTGAGCAAGCGCACCGCGACCGGGGCCCCGGACCCAACCTTCCACGGCGGGTCGTTCTCGGGAAACCTCCCGGGGATCACGGCGAACCACTTCGTGGGCACCGGGGTGGCGGTGCAACCGGACGGGAAGGTGGTCGTCATCGGGGTCGACTCGGCCGGGGAGGTGTTCCGCCTGACCGCGGCCGGTGACCTCGACCCGACGTTCGACCCGGGCGGGAGCCGGCCGAACATCGCGTCGCTTTCGCCGATCGTCGGTCCGGCGCGGGTGGTCGTCGCCCCGGGTGGAACGATCGTGGCCGCCGGGACCACCAACGCCGGGACCGGGAAGGCGGTCCGGTTGCTCGGGGCGGCGACCGCCGAGGACCTGGCCGCGAGCGGGACGGCGGACGGCCGGGCGGCCGTCTACACCGCCGACCCGACCACCGGGGCGATCCCGGGCGGCCCGGCCGCCACCCCGATCGTCTTCCCCGGGTTCGCCGGGGCGGTCCGGGTCGCCACCGGGGACGTGAACGGGGACGGGGTGGACGACACCGTGCTGGCGACCGGCCCGGGCACCCCGGTCCGGTTCGCGGTCGTCAGCGGGACGGACCACACGACCGTCCTGGTCGGCCCGACCGACCCGTTCGGGGACCCGAACTTCACCGGCGGGCTGTTCGCGGCCGCGGGCGACCTGGACCGGGACGGGCGGGCGGACCTGGTGTTCACCCCGGACCAGGGGGGCGGCCCGCGGGTGGTGATCTTCTCCCTGCCGGCCGGGGCCGCCCCGGTCCTGCGGGCCAGTTTCTTCGGGATCGACGACTCGAACTTCCGGGGCGGAGCCCGGCCGGCCGTCGGGGACGTGTTCCCCGACGGGACGCCGGACCTGGTGGTGGCCGCCGGGTTCGGCGGCGGCCCGCGGGTGGCCCTGTTCGACGGGAGGACGGTGTTCGACACACCGACCCGGCTGCGGAACGACTTCTTCGCCTTCCCCGGGGCGGACGCCGCGACCCTGCGGAACGGGGTGTACCTGGCGGCCGGGGACATCGACGGGGACGGGGCCGCGGACCTGGTCTTCGGCGGCGGGCCGGGCGGAGCCCCGCGGGTCCGCGCCCTGTCCGGCCAGGTCCTGCTCAACGCGAACCTGGAATCGGCTGAGATGTCGCCGCTGATGGACTTCTTCGTGGCCGGCGACTCGTCCGCCCGGGGCGGGGTCCGGGTGGCGGCCACGGACCTGGACAACGACCGCCGGGCGGACGTGGTGGCAGGGAGCGGGGAGGGGTCGCCGAGCCGGGTCCGGGTGTACCTGGGGCGGAACATCACCGGCCCCGCCGAGCCGGCCGCGTTCCAGGACCTCGACCCGTTCGGGGCCATCCTGCCCGGCGGCGTCTACGTCGGCTGA
- a CDS encoding delta-60 repeat domain-containing protein, translated as MTPARTRRSCPRLESLEAREVPAAVGALDPSFGTAGRQTIAFNLGSSNSDYVNAVAVQPDGRTVLAGPVDTAGGSLDFGVARLNPDGTPDETFGPGGKRTVAFNFGGTNGDYANAVAVQADGRIVVVGDVTTAGGADFGVARLNPDGTLDGTFGSGGKRTIAFNLGGSNIDFARAVAIAPDGRIVVAGQVDRGGGDFDFGVARLNADGTPDGSFGPGGKRIVAFDLGATNFDSARAVAVRSDGRVVLAGQVDAAGNVDFGVARLNVDGTPDGSFGPGGKRTIAFNLGGGNGDVANALAVYPDGRAVVAGYVTAVGINTDFGVARLNADGTPDGTFGPGGKRTLAFDLGGMNRDLATALALRPDGRVVLAGYVDTPGGTDFGVARLNADGTPDGTFGPGGQRTVGFDLGFTNFDAAYAAAVGPAGRIVVAGQVGTAGGDSDFGVARLIGTVEKGDALIAGGTLDGTAERFAPNAAGTLVTPPAATLAPFGPATVNVRAAMADVNGDGVTDDVLVTGPGTPLRVAVISGVDNATLLVAPFDPFGGDFAGGGFVSAGDFDHDGRAEFVVSPDVSGGPRVTVFSRRPDGSTPVRANFFGIDDPDFRGGARTAVGDVDGDGTPDLLVAAGFGGGPRVAVFRGASVLSSPTRLVGDFFAFPGTDAVNLRNGAFVAAGDVTGDGFADLAFGGGPGGAPRVFLLSGALVAAGDVDGAQAAPVSNFFVGGNAADRGGVRVAVADLDGDTRAEVVAGSGEGVAAGLRAYLGKNLSGTGEPATFQDLTLFGGTVLPGGVFVG; from the coding sequence ATGACCCCCGCTCGCACCCGCCGATCCTGCCCCCGGCTGGAATCCTTGGAGGCCCGCGAAGTACCCGCCGCCGTCGGCGCCCTCGACCCGTCGTTCGGCACCGCTGGTCGCCAAACGATCGCTTTTAACCTCGGTAGTTCCAACTCCGACTACGTCAACGCCGTGGCAGTCCAGCCGGACGGCCGGACGGTCCTTGCCGGGCCGGTCGATACGGCGGGCGGGTCCTTGGACTTCGGGGTGGCCCGGCTGAACCCGGACGGAACTCCGGACGAGACGTTCGGGCCGGGCGGCAAACGCACCGTCGCCTTCAACTTCGGCGGCACCAACGGCGACTATGCCAACGCGGTGGCGGTCCAGGCGGACGGCCGGATCGTCGTCGTCGGGGACGTGACCACGGCTGGTGGTGCCGACTTCGGGGTGGCCCGGCTCAACCCGGACGGAACCCTGGATGGGACGTTCGGGTCGGGCGGCAAGCGCACCATCGCCTTCAACCTCGGCGGGTCAAACATCGACTTCGCGCGGGCCGTGGCGATCGCACCGGACGGCCGCATCGTCGTCGCCGGTCAGGTCGATCGGGGCGGCGGCGACTTCGATTTCGGCGTCGCCCGGCTGAACGCGGACGGGACCCCGGACGGGTCGTTCGGGCCGGGCGGCAAGCGCATCGTCGCGTTCGACCTCGGTGCCACCAACTTCGACTCCGCACGGGCCGTAGCCGTCCGATCGGACGGCCGGGTCGTGCTCGCCGGGCAGGTCGATGCGGCCGGGAATGTCGACTTCGGGGTGGCCCGGCTGAACGTGGACGGAACCCCGGACGGGTCGTTCGGGCCGGGCGGCAAACGCACCATCGCCTTCAACCTCGGCGGTGGCAACGGGGACGTCGCTAACGCCCTCGCGGTGTATCCGGACGGCCGGGCCGTCGTCGCCGGGTATGTCACGGCCGTCGGCATCAACACGGACTTTGGGGTGGCCCGGCTCAACGCGGACGGAACCCCGGACGGCACCTTCGGGCCGGGCGGAAAGCGCACCCTCGCCTTCGACCTCGGTGGGATGAACCGCGACCTCGCCACCGCCCTGGCCCTGCGACCGGACGGCCGGGTCGTGCTCGCCGGGTACGTTGATACGCCCGGTGGTACGGACTTCGGGGTGGCCCGGCTCAACGCGGACGGAACCCCGGACGGCACCTTCGGGCCGGGAGGTCAACGCACCGTTGGCTTCGACCTCGGATTCACCAACTTCGACGCCGCCTATGCCGCGGCAGTCGGACCGGCCGGCCGGATTGTCGTCGCGGGTCAGGTCGGCACGGCCGGCGGGGATTCCGACTTCGGGGTGGCCCGACTGATCGGGACGGTCGAGAAGGGGGACGCGCTGATAGCCGGCGGGACGTTGGACGGGACGGCAGAGCGCTTCGCCCCGAACGCCGCCGGTACCCTGGTGACCCCCCCGGCGGCCACCCTGGCGCCATTCGGACCGGCGACGGTGAACGTGCGGGCTGCGATGGCGGACGTGAACGGCGACGGGGTGACCGACGACGTCCTCGTCACCGGCCCGGGCACTCCGCTCCGGGTGGCGGTCATCAGTGGCGTGGACAACGCCACGCTCCTGGTGGCCCCGTTCGACCCGTTCGGCGGCGACTTCGCCGGCGGCGGGTTCGTGTCGGCCGGGGACTTCGACCACGACGGGCGGGCCGAGTTCGTGGTCTCGCCGGACGTCAGCGGCGGCCCGCGGGTGACCGTGTTCAGCCGCCGCCCCGACGGCTCGACCCCGGTCCGGGCGAACTTCTTCGGGATCGACGACCCGGACTTCCGCGGCGGCGCCCGGACCGCCGTCGGCGACGTGGACGGGGACGGCACCCCGGACCTCCTGGTCGCGGCCGGGTTCGGCGGCGGCCCGCGGGTGGCCGTGTTCCGCGGGGCGTCCGTCCTGAGTTCGCCGACCCGGCTGGTGGGCGACTTCTTCGCCTTCCCCGGGACTGACGCGGTGAACCTGCGGAACGGGGCGTTCGTGGCCGCCGGCGACGTGACCGGGGACGGGTTCGCCGACCTGGCGTTCGGCGGCGGCCCCGGCGGGGCGCCGCGGGTGTTCCTCCTGAGCGGGGCGCTGGTCGCGGCCGGCGACGTGGACGGGGCCCAGGCGGCACCGGTGTCGAACTTCTTCGTGGGCGGGAACGCGGCCGACCGGGGCGGGGTGCGGGTGGCGGTCGCCGACCTGGACGGGGACACCCGGGCCGAGGTGGTGGCCGGGAGCGGCGAGGGGGTGGCGGCCGGGCTCCGGGCGTACCTCGGGAAGAACCTGTCCGGGACGGGCGAGCCGGCGACGTTTCAGGATCTGACTCTGTTCGGCGGGACGGTCCTGCCCGGCGGCGTCTTCGTCGGGTAG
- a CDS encoding FG-GAP-like repeat-containing protein gives MPPPRTADRTRSRPAPRLEALEAREVPAEVGALDPSFGAGGLASLNVGGGDGAYAAVALGDGRVVVAGFTPGVGGVDFLVERVNPDGSLDPTFGTGGRATIDFGGGSDAARAVALDPAGNILVGGKSTPGLGNDRVAVARLTPNGMIDATFGLAGRVILPAPVIGQDIEARSLLPEANGGVVVAGTLTAGGVGRFTIGRLTSTGAIDPTFGTAGNTTFSFGFLGDRLYEATRDAAGNIVLVGETQVGAVYRFAVARLTPGGVLDGTFGIGGKAWFNLAAGTSDSASAVAVDAAGRLVIAGTSSGPGGLLMGVARLNGNGAPDGTFGTGGVVRTGAGGGFNQASSVVIQPGGRIVLGGITGGPAIDFAAVGLTPTGALDPAFNPAGPTPGATVIDFGGTDIGHALVQSADGRLVVAGTREAAPGGVELARLIGDVEKGTAVAAGGVADGTAALLDPTPAGALPGTPTATLTAFGGPAVNVRTAVADVNGDEIDDVILITGPGTPLRVAVVSGADNVTLLVAPFDPFGGDFAGGGFVSAGDFDHDGRAEFVVSPDVSGGPRVTVFSRRPDGSTPVRANFFGIDDPDFRGGARTAVGDVDGDGTPDLLVAAGFGGGPRVAVFRGASVLSSPTRLVGDFFAFPGTDAVNLRNGAFVAAGDVTGDGFADLAFGGGPGGAPRVFLLSGALVAAGDVDGAQAAPVSNFFVGGNAADRGGVRVAVADLDGDTRAEVVAGSGEGVAAGLRAYLGKNLSGTGEPATFQDLTLFGGTTLPGGVFVG, from the coding sequence ATGCCCCCGCCACGCACGGCCGACCGGACCCGTTCGCGCCCCGCGCCCCGCCTGGAGGCCCTCGAGGCCCGCGAGGTGCCGGCCGAGGTCGGTGCCCTCGACCCGTCCTTCGGGGCGGGCGGCCTGGCGAGTCTCAACGTCGGCGGGGGCGATGGCGCGTATGCCGCCGTCGCCCTCGGCGACGGGCGGGTGGTGGTCGCCGGCTTCACCCCAGGAGTGGGCGGGGTCGACTTCCTCGTCGAGCGGGTGAACCCCGACGGGTCGCTCGACCCGACGTTCGGAACCGGCGGGCGGGCGACCATCGACTTCGGCGGCGGGAGCGACGCGGCCCGGGCGGTCGCCCTCGACCCGGCCGGGAACATCCTCGTCGGCGGGAAGTCGACGCCCGGTCTGGGCAACGACCGGGTCGCGGTGGCCCGGTTGACCCCGAACGGGATGATCGACGCGACCTTCGGGCTCGCCGGCCGGGTCATCCTCCCCGCCCCCGTCATCGGTCAGGACATTGAGGCGAGAAGTCTGCTGCCCGAGGCGAACGGCGGGGTGGTCGTGGCCGGGACGCTCACCGCCGGCGGCGTCGGCCGGTTCACGATCGGCCGGCTGACCAGCACCGGGGCCATCGACCCCACTTTCGGGACCGCCGGGAACACGACGTTCAGCTTCGGGTTCCTGGGCGACAGGCTGTACGAGGCCACCCGCGACGCGGCCGGGAACATCGTCCTCGTCGGCGAGACGCAGGTGGGCGCCGTTTACCGATTTGCGGTCGCCCGACTCACCCCGGGCGGCGTGCTCGACGGCACGTTCGGGATCGGCGGAAAGGCGTGGTTCAACCTCGCCGCCGGGACGAGCGACAGCGCGTCCGCGGTGGCGGTGGACGCCGCCGGTCGGCTGGTGATCGCGGGCACGAGTAGCGGCCCGGGCGGACTCCTCATGGGAGTCGCCCGGCTGAACGGGAACGGGGCACCGGACGGGACGTTCGGGACCGGCGGGGTCGTCCGGACCGGCGCCGGGGGGGGGTTCAATCAGGCGAGTTCCGTCGTGATCCAGCCCGGCGGCCGGATCGTGCTCGGCGGAATCACCGGAGGGCCCGCGATCGACTTCGCCGCCGTCGGGCTCACCCCCACCGGCGCGCTCGACCCCGCGTTCAACCCGGCCGGGCCGACCCCCGGCGCCACCGTCATCGACTTCGGCGGCACGGACATCGGCCACGCCCTGGTCCAGTCGGCCGACGGGCGGCTCGTCGTGGCGGGGACGCGGGAGGCGGCGCCGGGCGGCGTCGAACTCGCCCGGCTGATCGGGGACGTGGAGAAGGGGACGGCGGTGGCCGCCGGGGGGGTGGCGGACGGGACAGCGGCCCTCCTCGACCCGACCCCGGCCGGCGCCCTCCCGGGCACGCCGACGGCGACTCTTACGGCGTTCGGGGGCCCGGCGGTGAACGTCCGGACGGCGGTCGCAGACGTGAACGGGGATGAAATCGATGACGTCATCCTCATCACCGGCCCCGGCACCCCGCTCCGGGTCGCGGTGGTGAGCGGGGCGGACAACGTCACGCTGTTGGTGGCCCCGTTCGACCCGTTCGGCGGCGACTTCGCCGGCGGCGGGTTCGTGTCGGCCGGGGACTTCGACCACGACGGGCGGGCCGAGTTCGTGGTCTCGCCGGACGTCAGCGGCGGCCCGCGGGTGACCGTGTTCAGCCGCCGCCCCGACGGCTCGACCCCGGTCCGGGCGAACTTCTTCGGGATCGACGACCCGGACTTCCGCGGCGGCGCCCGGACCGCCGTCGGCGACGTGGACGGGGACGGCACCCCGGACCTCCTGGTCGCGGCCGGGTTCGGCGGCGGCCCGCGGGTGGCCGTGTTCCGCGGGGCGTCCGTCCTGAGTTCGCCGACCCGGCTGGTGGGCGACTTCTTCGCCTTCCCCGGGACTGACGCGGTGAACCTGCGGAACGGGGCGTTCGTGGCCGCCGGCGACGTGACCGGGGACGGGTTCGCCGACCTGGCGTTCGGCGGCGGCCCCGGCGGGGCGCCGCGGGTGTTCCTCCTGAGCGGGGCGCTGGTCGCGGCCGGCGACGTGGACGGGGCCCAGGCGGCACCGGTGTCGAACTTCTTCGTGGGCGGGAACGCGGCCGACCGGGGCGGGGTGCGGGTGGCGGTCGCCGACCTGGACGGGGACACCCGGGCCGAGGTGGTGGCCGGGAGCGGCGAGGGGGTGGCGGCCGGGCTCCGGGCGTACCTCGGGAAGAACCTGTCCGGGACGGGCGAGCCGGCGACGTTTCAGGATCTGACTCTGTTCGGCGGCACGACCCTACCCGGCGGTGTGTTCGTCGGGTGA
- a CDS encoding carbon storage regulator, whose amino-acid sequence MLVLTRKGGQEIVIDGRVRVTILAVGGDRVRVGITAPPEIRVDRAEVHERLVESAESR is encoded by the coding sequence ATGCTCGTACTCACCCGGAAGGGCGGCCAGGAAATCGTGATCGACGGCCGCGTCCGTGTCACCATCCTCGCCGTGGGCGGTGACCGGGTGCGCGTCGGGATCACGGCCCCGCCCGAGATCCGGGTGGACCGAGCCGAAGTCCACGAGCGGCTGGTCGAATCCGCCGAGTCGCGGTGA
- a CDS encoding BON domain-containing protein — translation MLHTPTGPVHVLPAHAAEPESTALLLAADIRLRHRGLLRELCIEVRDGGAVLHGHAVSYYGKQMALHEARRIGIAVVANRIVVDH, via the coding sequence ATGCTTCACACACCCACCGGGCCGGTTCACGTGCTGCCCGCCCACGCCGCGGAACCTGAGTCCACCGCCCTCCTGCTCGCGGCCGACATCCGACTCCGTCACCGAGGGCTGCTCCGGGAGTTGTGCATCGAGGTCCGTGACGGCGGCGCGGTCCTCCACGGCCATGCGGTCTCGTACTACGGCAAGCAGATGGCCCTCCACGAGGCGCGGCGGATCGGGATCGCCGTCGTCGCGAACCGGATTGTGGTTGACCACTGA